TTCGAGTCATAATTTGAAAACCCGTACTTTTGCAGTCCGAAAAAAAAAGAAATATGGCAACGAATAGAACTTTTACAATGATAAAGCCACATGCAGTGGCTGATAACAACGTTGGTGCAATTATTAAAATGGTAGAAGAAGGCGGTTTTAGAATCGTTGCCATGAAAAAAACTCAGCTTACAGCAGCTCAAGCTGGTGCATTTTACGAAGTACACAAAGGAAGACCTTTTTACGAGGAATTATGTGAAATGATGTCAGCGGGACCTATTGTTCCTATCGTTTTAGAAAAAACCAATGCAGTAGCAGACTTTAGAACATTGATTGGTTCTACTGATCCCGCTGAGGCAGCTGACGGAACGATTAGAAAAGCTTACGCAAAATCAAAGGGAGAAAACGCCATTCATGGTTCGGACTCTGATGAGAATGCTGCAATAGAAGCATCTTTCTTTTTTGCTCAAACAGAATTGTATTAATGGCTCGTATCCTGGCCATTGATTACGGAAAAAAACGAACGGGTCTGGCAGTGACAGACCCGCTTCAAATTATTGCTTCTAGCCTTACAACGGTAGAAACACA
This portion of the Spirosomataceae bacterium TFI 002 genome encodes:
- a CDS encoding nucleoside diphosphate kinase, with the translated sequence MATNRTFTMIKPHAVADNNVGAIIKMVEEGGFRIVAMKKTQLTAAQAGAFYEVHKGRPFYEELCEMMSAGPIVPIVLEKTNAVADFRTLIGSTDPAEAADGTIRKAYAKSKGENAIHGSDSDENAAIEASFFFAQTELY